In Sphingobacterium sp. R2, the genomic stretch CACTTTTGAGGACCCAAGCCTGAAATAAGGTTGATTTTAATGCAATAAAAAAACACTTGAGCACAACGTGATCAAGTATTTTTTTTATTTAAGTACCGGCAATCGGGTACAATGCTATCTTATACTCTTTTTTAAATCCTTATTGAACCAGCAAGTTGCAACCCCGTATATCACTTTGGTCAAAGCGGCCCAATATTTCAAAGGATCCATTCGCATGTACTTTCCCTAGATCCTGTGTTGCGATAAACGAACAGGAATAACGATTCGCTAGATCGATAACATTAATTCCTCCAGATTTATTTGAATCAATCAAACTCAGTGGATCATTCGTATCCCGGATCAGTATTTTCATCCATTTTGGTAGCTGAAAAATTCCTTGACCAGAGGAATAGCCCTGAGATAGCAGTTCCGTCATTCCATATTCAGAGTGAATTCCGACCACACCAAACGCTTTTTCAAGAAGCTGATGGATTTCTTCTTTGACCATTTCCTTGCGCTTTCCTTTCATTCCTCCTGTTTCCATAATGATTAATTCTGGAAAATCGAAGGCATATTGTTCGATAAAATCGAGAAGCGCATACGTTACTCCAAAGAGAATCGTCTTCGTCCCCTTATTTTTGAGCTGTACAAGGGTTTTGTATAGCTCTTGATGGTTATACAGAAAGTAATTGCTTTCAGGTTGGTCACTTTGTTCCATAAGATCGTCAACCATATATATCAAAGAAGATCCACTTCTCTCCAAGTAGGATGGGAGAAGCGCGAGTACGGCAATATTGCTCAAAGGGCCGTAGAAATCTTCGAAGATCCCACGAAAGGTACGCTCATAGATATTGAGGTCGGCTACATAATGTTTTGAAGTAATCATTCCCGTTGTACCGGAGCTGGAAAAGACTATTTCAGCCTCCATTCCTTCGGTGATAACCTGCTGGGTTTTGAAAAATTCAATGGGCAGGAAAGGAATCTGCGTATAGTGTTCAATGGGGGCCTTATCCTTTCCCAGGATGCGGATATAGTCCCGATAAATTTTACAATGCTGGCTTTGGAATTGGTAGATCTCTAAACACTGCTGATTAAAATCGTCCTCGGTTTTAATCTCAAAAAAATCCTTCCAATTCGTCATAGCATTTAAAAATTTGATAGACAAAATTAATTAAAATTTAGAAACATTAACAGGTCTTATTGTTTCAGTTTTATCGAAAGCGTAGTGATATTGAATGATAGCATAGCCGATGAGCAGTGTAGGTAATTATTCTTCGGACTAAGCTGCAGTGCACTTATTCAATTGTGTACTATAGGAAAACGCATGTCCTACAAATCGTCTAACAAGCTCAGATCCAATTTTAAAAAAAGCATCTGAGCTTGTTCAATTTTATAGCATACCGCCGTCAACAGGAAGGACCTGACCGGTTACGTATGCCGATAAATCTGATGCTAAGTAAAGACAGGCATTAGCAACATCTTCCGGCTGTCCAGCACGTTTCAACGGAATTCCTGCTTCCCATCCGGCAACAACTTTCGGATCCAATACATCCGTCATTTCCGTCCGTATAAAACCTGGAGCAACCACGTTCGCACGGATATTTCGCGAACCTAATTCTTTTGCGACAGATTTTGTAAA encodes the following:
- a CDS encoding acyl transferase, which encodes MTNWKDFFEIKTEDDFNQQCLEIYQFQSQHCKIYRDYIRILGKDKAPIEHYTQIPFLPIEFFKTQQVITEGMEAEIVFSSSGTTGMITSKHYVADLNIYERTFRGIFEDFYGPLSNIAVLALLPSYLERSGSSLIYMVDDLMEQSDQPESNYFLYNHQELYKTLVQLKNKGTKTILFGVTYALLDFIEQYAFDFPELIIMETGGMKGKRKEMVKEEIHQLLEKAFGVVGIHSEYGMTELLSQGYSSGQGIFQLPKWMKILIRDTNDPLSLIDSNKSGGINVIDLANRYSCSFIATQDLGKVHANGSFEILGRFDQSDIRGCNLLVQ